The following nucleotide sequence is from Xanthomonas hortorum pv. pelargonii.
ATCGATCACCCACACGCCCCAATGCGTGACATAGAAAGCCTCACGCTTGTTGACGTCCTTGGACTCAAAGCCGTCGAACGTCGCGAAAAATTCACCCCAAGCCAACACCAGCTCGCCGCCAACGGTCCAGGTGAGCGAGCCGGGAAGGGGCCGGCCCGGCCCCTGGATTTCGCCGATCAGGTTTCGGGGAAGGCACCGGTCATCCCGTATGCCTTCGTCGTCCCAGCCACGACTTCGGTGAGGCGAAGCGAAGCGGAGCGCTCCCCGCCAAACTTGCTTCTACAGTCACTGCAGGAGAACGACATGGGTCTATGCAATTCAAAGCCGAGCGTGGCAGGATCACCTGCGCGTTATACAACCCACGCCACAGAGGCGGATCTAGGATCACCCTCATCTTCTCATCAACCAGCAGCTTCAAATGCAGGAGCATTCGATGGTCTAAGCGGGCGCCCGCCAAGCTTGTCTCATCATCGACTGGCAAGGCGAGCCGGGCAATATACCCTAAATCAAGTTTCTATAGCTGACTATCAATCAGAAAGAGGACACCCTAGCAATTCAATAAAAGATCGTAGCGGATCCTTGTTCCCATGGGTTCGTGTCGACGGTGTTGATGCGGGATCCCCGTACAGCTTTGAGATAGATAGGTCCACTACAGTCAAAGTGGCAGGATTCAACGGCCTGACACCTAACCATGAAGGAACACGTCACCTCTACAGCGCTGGAACAAGCCAGGTGAACATGCCGGTGATCACCGACAATATGACCGCCTGCATTGCGGTCGCATGCGCCGCGGAAAGAATCGATCCTTACACAGGCGAACGTATGCCCGGCGCGAAGGTTCGAGTATTCCATCTCCTGCCTTTTAATCACGAAGAGCTCATGCCGGAAAACGTTATAGCATCCATCCGCGATTATATATGTGACGTCAGAGCCAATGACCTGACAATGCGCGTCGCAATGTATGGAGGAGATCGAGACGGTGATTTCTCAGTGGGCACGGCAGAGGCGCTGGGGCGTTTATTCGAGGATGAAGGAATCCCCGTTGAATTCAATGAAACATGCGCGAATCGCATTTCAGACGGGCTGCTCGGTGCCGTCATTCTAAATGACAATTCAACCCAGTTCATAAGGCATTTGGTTGCTGCCTGACATAAATTCACTGACTAGATATCTTTTTGCGAAAATAATTTGATGGATTTTTCAGAGACGACTACTTGGCGATGGCCACCTGGGCCAGCACGCTGGCATCGGCCTAGCTGTTTGATCCCAGGCTTTGATGGTGCACTATTTTCCCTCGATTGGAAGGAAGCACTATGGGCCAGGTTCTACACGGGAGCGCCACTACGACAGAGGCGATCCGTCGAGCGATACAACATAGTCAAGAGAGCCTGAGAGCGCTGTCCAAGCGCTACGGGATCAATCAGAAGACGGTGGCGAAGTGGAAGAAGCGTAGCTCGGTTGCCGATTTGCCAACCGGGCCGACGCAGCCGTGTTCCACCGTGTTGTCCGTTACGGATGAGGCGGCGATCGTCGCTTTCCGCAAGCACACGTTGCTGCCGCTGGACGACTGTCTCTACGCACTACAGCCGAGCATGCCGCGTCTGACGCGCTCATCGCTGCACCGCTGCCTGCAACGCCATGGCATCTCGCGGCTTCCTGAAATCAAAAGCGACAAAGCCGCCAAGAAGCGTTTCAAAAGTTATCCGATTGGCTACTTCCACATCGACATTGCAGAGGTGCAGACGGCCG
It contains:
- the xopAF gene encoding XopAF/AvrXv3 family type III secretion system effector — protein: MGLCNSKPSVAGSPARYTTHATEADLGSPSSSHQPAASNAGAFDGLSGRPPSLSHHRLARRAGQYTLNQVSIADYQSERGHPSNSIKDRSGSLFPWVRVDGVDAGSPYSFEIDRSTTVKVAGFNGLTPNHEGTRHLYSAGTSQVNMPVITDNMTACIAVACAAERIDPYTGERMPGAKVRVFHLLPFNHEELMPENVIASIRDYICDVRANDLTMRVAMYGGDRDGDFSVGTAEALGRLFEDEGIPVEFNETCANRISDGLLGAVILNDNSTQFIRHLVAA